The Pseudanabaena yagii GIHE-NHR1 genome segment TTTAGCTTGGAAGAATGATGCAACTAAAACTCTTTGGGAATATGTTTGGCAAGGCTGGGACTGTTACTCTACAGAAATCCTATCAAAAATCGATTTGTTAGAAGCTGACGAGCAGATTGAAAGGATGATTACACAAGATCTGGAACTAGATATTCGTCGTGTAATGTCAGGATATGAACCTTTTACAATTCAACATGAGAGATTTGAAGGAGAATTAAGAACTGTAGCTCCAGCAAGACCAAAACAATGTGATTTGTCCTTTGTATGGCTTGATAATCGTAGGATTACTTATCCTATCGAAGCGAAAGTATTAAAATCTGATAGTAATACTGGGGTTAAAGCCTATGTCGAAGAAATTGCTGAAAATTTTTTAAAGTTTAGATACGCTCCATTCTCAAGTGAAGGAGGATTGCTTGGCTATCTTCTTCAAGGAAGTTCTAAAATAGCTTTTAAAAATATTGAAATAGCAATTTCCTGTACTTTATCCGATCATCCAGATTTTGTGGAACGCGATCACAAGATTTCAGATCATCAGCGTGTAGTTCCAGAAGATAAAACATATCCAGACAAATTTCGCTGTCATCATTTGCTTTTACAATTGAACAAGGAACCCAATGTCAAACAAGCACCTAGAAAAAGAAAAAGCTCCAAAAAATTGAGCGATTAGTTTTACTTGTAAGGCTTGCTTGATAGCGATCGCTAGATGTAAAAATTTAGCGATCATATTAAAAATATAAAAGTTACAATACAGCTATAACTAACTCTCACGAAGGAACGTAGCAATTATGACAGAGTTACTCGATCGCACAATTACTAAACTAAAAACACTATCTGTCGAGCAACAAGACGCGATCGCCATGATAATTTTAGAAGAACTCGAAGATGAAATTCAATGGAATAATTCATTTGAAAGTTCCCAAGACCTACTCGCAAAACTAGCTAAAGAAGCAATATCTGAATACAATGCAGGCAAACCTCAAGAAGATGAACGAAGCCGATCACAACTCACCACAGATTAATTCAGATATCCAAGAAACAGCACAAAAACTCTTTAGCGAAATTAGTCAGCTTATTGACGCAGCTAAACAACGCGCCGCCATTGATCTTATTAGAAATGCCGAACTTGTACACAAATCTGAAGACCCCATTCGGCATCATTTAGAACAACTGCGTCAAGAGCAGCAAATATCCACAGACTTACTGCTAAAAGATCCCTACATCCTAGACTTTTTAGATATAAGCGATCGCTACTATGAAAAAGACCTCGAAGATGCCATCCTGCGCGATATTGAGAAATTCTTATTAGAACTTGGAGCAGGATTTACCTTTATCGCAAGGCAAAAACGTATCCAAATCGATAACGATGACTTTTATATTGACCTGCTGTTCTATAACCGCAAACTCAAACGCCTTGTTGCGATCGACCTCAAACTCGGCAACTTTCGCCACGAATATAAAAGCCAAATGGAACTTTATTTACGTTGGCTTGCCAAATATGACCAAGAGAGCGATGAACTTCCACCATTGGGAATCATTTTATGTGCAGGTAAAAAACAAGAACAGATTGAACTACTCGAACTAGACAAAAGCGGTATCCATGTTGCTGAATACCTCACCGTATTACCACCAAAAGAACTACTCCAAGCAAAGCTTCAACAAGCGATCGCCTCAGCACGTCGGCGATTACCTTCATCGGAACAGGATTGATATGTTTTGCAGCGATCGCTAGATGTAAAAATTTAGCGATCGCTAGCAAGCAAACCGTTGCTCCGATCGCTACGCAGTCGAAACAACAATCTACTTAGTACAAACTAGCAACATAGGACGCATAGCCGTTATACATTTGCGTAGCATAGCGATCGCCTGTTCCTAACATTTTTTCACTCGCCTGAGACCAGCGTGGATGCGGGATATTCGGATTGACATTCGCAGCAAAATCATATTCTTCGGGAATACGAGTGTTCCAAAATGTTGCGGGCTGGCGATCGCTAAATTCGATTTTCTCAATGGACTTGATACTCTTGTAACCATATTTCCAAGGCAAAACTAATCGAATCGGAGCACCATGCTGTTTCGGTAATTCATGACCGTAAATACCCACAGCCATAAAAGCCAATTCATTCATCGCTTCTTTGATCGTTAATCCTTCCGTATAGGGCCAAGGCTGATTGTGCAAAATCTGTCTGCTTGCCTGTTCAGTACGCAAAAATGTGGTGAACTTGACATGAGTAGCATTTGCTTTCGGTTCCACTAACTCGATTAATCGCTTTAAAGGGAAGCCCAGCCAAGGTACTGCCATTGCCCAAGCCTCCACACAGCGATGGCGATAGAGCCTCTCCTCGATGGGCATTTTGGCGATTAAGTCCTCGATCGCAAATTTCTGAGGTTTCGCTACCAGTCCTGTGACTTCTATCGTCCAAGGATGGGGCTGAAATTTATCCACATATTTCCATACATCTTTATCACCACTGAACTCATAGAAATTGGTATAGACAGCCGCACTATATTCTTCCGTAATTGGGCGATCGAGGGTAAAGGCAAGATTGCGAGAGGCAGTAATTGCTTTCAGTCGTTCATTAGATATCTGTTGCTTGACGATCGCTTTTTTCTCTTCGAGGGTTTGACAACCTGCCAGCAAACCGATCATGCTCAGGCTCCCTAGACCAGCATTCTTTAAAAATCGGCGGCGATTCAGGTACACCGATTCTGACGTGGCTTGACTTTCGGGCAGAAACCAATCAGGAAGAATTTTGATCAAGGTCATGGTTATAATTCCTAAAGCAATTTGCGATGAAACCTGCCATAGCGTATACCAATCGGTATTCCCGCCAAAGGCGGGAATACCGATTGCTTGCTGTAAAAGCGCTATATTTACCATTATGAACCGAGAAGATTTGCGATCGCTAGAAATTGCCAACTATCCAGTTGCAGGAGTTGATGAAGTTGGTCGAGGTTGCCTTTTTGGTGAAGTGGTCGCCGCAGCAGTAATTTTGCCTATCGAGAAAATGGCATATTTAGCAGATTTAGGTGTAACTGATAGCAAAAAACTGTCGGCATCAAAGCGTGATCAGTTAGACAAGATCATTCGTGAAATAGCGATCGCCTATGCAATTGGGACTGCCTCGGTTGCAGAAATCGATCAAATCAATATTCTCGCCGCCAGTTTATTAGCAATGGAAAGGGCAATTTCTCAACTCAATCCACAGCCGAAGCATTGCTTAGTTGATGGTAATCAGCCTTTACGCTTTCAACTCATTAAGCCTATTCCCCAAACAACCGTAGTTCAGGGTGATTCCTTATCGATTTCCATTGCGGCGGCGAGTATTGTGGCAAAGGTATGGCGCGATCGCCAAATGATCGAACTTGCCAAAACCTATACAGGATATGACATTGCCACTAATAAAGGCTATGGAACTCCTAAACATCGAGAAGCGATTAAGAACCTTGGTTACACCGACCTCCATCGTCAAACATTTAAAATCCGTGCAGCAGAATAATTTATAGATTTTTAGGAGTTGCTTAGCAACTCCTAAAAATCTATAAATTATTCTCACATTCCTGAAAAGCTAAACGTAAAGCTCCCAAAGTCTTAGCAATATCATTAGAACTATACATTCCTGTTTCATAGACTTCGTTGGTAAGGGTAAGTTTATAAAATATCCATCCTTGCCCATTAGTAACAATTCCCAAAACATCAATCTCTTTTCCTGCTTGCCGATTTTCCCATTGACAAGCTTGCATTTCTACTAAGCATTGAGCTAAACCCTGCTCAAAGTCATCGCGTTTAGCTTCGACAATACATAGGAATGGTGTATCTAAATAGTCTTGCCTAGCGGCAATTAAATAGTCAGCATTGCCAATTAAAATATCACTTTCTATTTTGCCGCCTTTCCATATTTTGAGTTTGTCAATACTATCCATTGCTTCTTCGCAAAAAGCATCGATCAGCAGCTTTTTAGATTCCTCATAACTCCGCAAATCGAAATTTCGATGCAAGCGCTCCAATCTTTTGATAAAAAATTCGCTAGGAGCGATCGCTAAATCTGGTAATTCCCAATGGGTTAAAGTTTTGATACCTAATTGCTTATAAGCAGATGCTAGATCAAAGCTAGAGAAGCTCTTTTTTTTAGATTTTGATGGTTTAGTCTGTTTCATCAGATATAACTTGCTATCTTAAGGTTTGCCTACATCCTAACTAAACTAATGTGAATGATGGCAAGTCGTAGCTTTGCCCAAATTATGCTTAGTCTCAAGTTTTTGGTGTAAGTTTTGGTGCAAGATTTACGCTTTGTAAAGTTATAATTGAGCGTTAGCCCCAATAACTATGTAAATAATAAATAGATAAATATGGCAGAGGTTACTTTTTTTAACGCCCTCAGAGAGGCGATCGATGAGGAAATGGAGCGCGATCCAGCCGTTTATGTTCTAGGCGAAGACGTGGGGCATTATGGCGGCTCCTACAAAGTAACCAAAGACCTTTACAAGAAATACGGTGACTTGCGCCTCCTCGATACCCCGATCGCCGAAAACAGTTTTACAGGCTTAGCGATCGGCTCAGCCATGACAGGCTTGCGCCCCATCGTTGAAGGCATGAACATGGGCTTCTTGCTCCTTGCCTTTAACCAAATTTCTAACAACGCAGGGATGTTGCGCTATACCTCTGGTGGTAACTTCAAAATCCCCATCGTCATTCGTGGTCCTGGTGGTGTCGGTCGCAACCTCGGTGCAGAACATTCTCAACGTCTTGAAACCTATTTCCAAGCAGTTCCGGGGATTAAGATGGTGGCTTGCTCCACACCTTACAATGCTAAAGGTTTACTAAAATCGGCGATTCGCAACGATAATCCGATCCTATTCTTCGAGCATGTGTTGCTATATAACCTCAAGGAAGATATTCCCGATGAGGAGTATTTACTGCCCCTAGATAAGGCGGAAATCGTGCGCGAAGGCAGCGATGTGACGATTCTCACCTATTCGAGAATGCGCTATCACGTTCTCAAGGCTGTTGAGACCCTCGTTGATAAGGGCTACGATCCTGAAGTAATTGACTTGATTTCCTTGAAGCCTCTCGATCTGGAAACCATCGTCACCTCCTTACGGAAAACCCATCGCATTGTCATCGTTGAAGAAGGAATGCGTTGCGCCAGTATCGGTTCCGAAATCATCGCTTCGATCAATGACCATTACTTTGATGAGTTGGATGCGCCAATTGTCCGTCTTGCCGCTTTGGATGTACCTACTCCCTATAATGGCGGATTGGAGAACCTAACAATTCCTCAACCTGAAGATGTAATTGCAGCAGTTGAGAAGTTACTAGCCTAATGACAACTCAAAAAAAAGCGGCACTTCGTGCCGCTTTTTTTTGAGTTGTGCGTTAAATTAAAACCCAAATAAGTGAAGGCGGCACTTCGTGCCGCCTTCACTTATTTGGATTTTATGTCCTAAGCAAAACTTACTGGAGTTTAGACTAAAAGATGTAAGAAAGGCAGAGTAAAAGAGATACAAACTGCCTAAAGTAGATGAAAAGTAAAGAGACATCTACAGCCATGATTATTGATAAACTACAGGAATTTCGTCAACAGGCATATAAATTTTTAGGGAACGGAAGAGATGCCATATTAGACTTGATGGATGCAGTATTGACGAGTCCAAGAGTGAAATCATTTGCAGAATTATCATTATCAGCAGTGTATCGACGGAAATGGTCAAGCCTGTATGAATCATTAAAAGACAGTCGTCCAAACCGAGGAAAGCTGAGACGATTATGTGTGGAACAAATCCCGAAAGCCATCCGCCCATTACTAGCAGGAGACCATACAGGATGGGGAAGACCGCATGCCAAAACGCTAAGAGACAGGATTTTTGTGCATCAACCGAATTTGGTAGAAGGGAACAAACCAATTGTGTTAGGGCACGACTACAGCACCTTGGCATGGATACCAGAAATGTCAGGGAGTTGGGCGATTCCGTTATGTCATGAACGCATCAGTAGTTTTGAGACAGCAGCCCAAAGAGGTGCATTCCAACTGAGGCAAGTATGTCGCGATTTGACAGCAAGACCGATCGCCACGTACGACAGTGAATATGGCAGTGCCACCTTCATAAATTTGACCGAGGATATCCCCGTAGATTTACTACTGCGACTACGCCCGAATCGATGCTTATACAAAGCTCCTGCCCCCTATAGTGGCTGTGGTCGTCCCCGCAAGCATGGGGATAAATTCCAACTTGCCAATGCTGATAGTTGGGGAGAGCCATCGGCAACTTTTAGCTTAGAGGATGAGACTGTCGGACAAGTGCTAATCCAGCAATGGTCTGATTTACACTTTAAAAAAGCATCCCAACGACATTTCCAAGTTATGCGAGTTACCCATCCCCATTGCTCTGGTTTGTGGTTAGCTTGGGTGGGTGAGCAAATGCCATCTTTAGAGCAGATTTGGAGACTGTACTTACGCCGTTTTGCCATCGACCATTGGTATCGCTTTGCCAAACAACGTTTACATTGGACTCTGCCTCAATTACTGACTCCTCAACAGGCTTTGCGCTGGAGTGACCTCATGCCTCTATTGTCTTGGCAGTTATGGTTGGCGCGTCAACTGGTTATTGATACTCCTTTGCCTTGGCAAAAAACTCAAACCAATCTTACTCTTGGTCGTGTTGCTCAGGGCTTTGCTGCACTTTTAGTTAGGATTGGCTCTCCTGCTTGTTCTCCCAAACCTCGTGGTAAGTCTCTTGGCTGGAATTCTGGGCGTAAGCGGTCTCCTTTTCCTCGCTTTCCTGTCATCAAAAAACACGCCTCCCGTCCGAAAAAGGTCAATAAAGACAACCTTAATTCCTAACCTTCAATATTCTCCTTTTCTCTCTCTTCGTTTTGCTCAGTTCTCCATTTTATGGGTTACTTTTTCCTGCTCTTTTTCTGTTTCTCTTAATCAACTTAGTCTAAATTCCAGGCTCTCAAGATAGGACTAGAATAAATCTGAGTAATCTGCAAACCAGACAATT includes the following:
- the msrP gene encoding protein-methionine-sulfoxide reductase catalytic subunit MsrP, with translation MTLIKILPDWFLPESQATSESVYLNRRRFLKNAGLGSLSMIGLLAGCQTLEEKKAIVKQQISNERLKAITASRNLAFTLDRPITEEYSAAVYTNFYEFSGDKDVWKYVDKFQPHPWTIEVTGLVAKPQKFAIEDLIAKMPIEERLYRHRCVEAWAMAVPWLGFPLKRLIELVEPKANATHVKFTTFLRTEQASRQILHNQPWPYTEGLTIKEAMNELAFMAVGIYGHELPKQHGAPIRLVLPWKYGYKSIKSIEKIEFSDRQPATFWNTRIPEEYDFAANVNPNIPHPRWSQASEKMLGTGDRYATQMYNGYASYVASLY
- a CDS encoding alpha-ketoacid dehydrogenase subunit beta, with the translated sequence MAEVTFFNALREAIDEEMERDPAVYVLGEDVGHYGGSYKVTKDLYKKYGDLRLLDTPIAENSFTGLAIGSAMTGLRPIVEGMNMGFLLLAFNQISNNAGMLRYTSGGNFKIPIVIRGPGGVGRNLGAEHSQRLETYFQAVPGIKMVACSTPYNAKGLLKSAIRNDNPILFFEHVLLYNLKEDIPDEEYLLPLDKAEIVREGSDVTILTYSRMRYHVLKAVETLVDKGYDPEVIDLISLKPLDLETIVTSLRKTHRIVIVEEGMRCASIGSEIIASINDHYFDELDAPIVRLAALDVPTPYNGGLENLTIPQPEDVIAAVEKLLA
- a CDS encoding NF041680 family putative transposase; the encoded protein is MIIDKLQEFRQQAYKFLGNGRDAILDLMDAVLTSPRVKSFAELSLSAVYRRKWSSLYESLKDSRPNRGKLRRLCVEQIPKAIRPLLAGDHTGWGRPHAKTLRDRIFVHQPNLVEGNKPIVLGHDYSTLAWIPEMSGSWAIPLCHERISSFETAAQRGAFQLRQVCRDLTARPIATYDSEYGSATFINLTEDIPVDLLLRLRPNRCLYKAPAPYSGCGRPRKHGDKFQLANADSWGEPSATFSLEDETVGQVLIQQWSDLHFKKASQRHFQVMRVTHPHCSGLWLAWVGEQMPSLEQIWRLYLRRFAIDHWYRFAKQRLHWTLPQLLTPQQALRWSDLMPLLSWQLWLARQLVIDTPLPWQKTQTNLTLGRVAQGFAALLVRIGSPACSPKPRGKSLGWNSGRKRSPFPRFPVIKKHASRPKKVNKDNLNS
- a CDS encoding ribonuclease HII, whose product is MNREDLRSLEIANYPVAGVDEVGRGCLFGEVVAAAVILPIEKMAYLADLGVTDSKKLSASKRDQLDKIIREIAIAYAIGTASVAEIDQINILAASLLAMERAISQLNPQPKHCLVDGNQPLRFQLIKPIPQTTVVQGDSLSISIAAASIVAKVWRDRQMIELAKTYTGYDIATNKGYGTPKHREAIKNLGYTDLHRQTFKIRAAE